The Solanum pennellii chromosome 11, SPENNV200 genome contains a region encoding:
- the LOC107004481 gene encoding protein translocase subunit SECA2, chloroplastic isoform X1 produces the protein MVTAASNTALVPLQYRQQRRNNHHPLLTPLFFNKSATYPLLVFPSPSKTHRRRTLSPVSASLMETANEVRKSWSGFSSLNNWVVKDYYRLVNSVNSMEPQIQNLSDEQLRAKTLEFRRRLREGETLAHIQAEAFAVVREAAKRKLGMRHFDVQIIGGAVLHDGAIAEMKTGEGKTLVSTLAAYLNALTGEGVHVVTVNDYLAQRDAEWMGRVHRFLGLSVGLIQRGMKSKERRSNYSCDITYTNNSELGFDYLRDNLATSHEQLVMRWPKSFHFAIVDEVDSVLIDEGRNPLLISGEANKDAARYPVAARVAELLIKGLHYSTELKDNSVELTEEGIALAEMALETSDLWDENDPWARFVFNALKAKEFYKRDVQYIVRNGKALIINELTGRVEEKRRWSDGIHQAVEAKEGVKIQADSVVVAQITYQSLFKLYPRLSGMTGTAKTEEKEFLKMFQVPVIEVPTNLPNIRKDLPIQAFATARGKWEYVREEVEFMFQLGRPVLVGTTSVENSEYLSDLLKERKIPHNVLNARPKYAAREADTVAQAGRKYAITISTNMAGRGTDIILGGNPKMLAKEILEESILPFLTQDIPEVDIHGEPNSQKVLSKIKVGPSSLALLAKAALMAKHISKNESKKWSYQEAKSMISESIELSQSVEIKELQKQADEQSEYYPLGPSIALTYVSVLEECVSHCLNEGLEVKRLGGLHVIGTSLHESRRIDNQLRGRAGRQGDPGSTRFMVSLQDEMFQKFNFDTEWAVKLISRITNNEDLPIEGHGIVNQLLGLQINAEKYFFGIRKNLVEFDEVLEVQRKHVYNLRQLTLTGDFESCSEQIYKYMQAVVDDVILKNVNPQKHPSNWCLDKILEEFKDVAGEILNDSFAEIDEEALLNSLVQLQKFQSISIDNFSLPSLPPTPNSFRGIRGKTSSFRRWLVICSDDSTKYGKYREMVNFLRKYLGDFLIASYLDAIQESGYDAIYVKEIEREVLLKTLDCFWRDHLINMNRLSSAVNVRSFGHRNPLEEYKIDGCKFFISMLSATRRLTVESLLRYWSSPMESQELYV, from the exons ATGGTCACAGCAGCCTCCAACACCGCACTGGTGCCGCTGCAATATCGGCAGCAACGCCGCAATAACCACCATCCTCTACTCACTCCTCTCTTCTTCAACAAGTCTGCTACATACCCTTTGCTTGTTTTTCCTTCTCCTTCCAAGACTCACCGCCGGCGCACTCTCTCACCAGTCTCTGCTTCTCTTATG GAAACAGCGAATGAAGTGAGAAAATCCTGGAGTGGGTTTAGTAGCTTGAACAACTGGGTTGTAAAAGATTATTACAGGTTGGTGAATTCTGTGAATTCCATGGAGCCCCAAATTCAGAATCTTTCTGACGAGCAG TTGAGAGCAAAAACTCTAGAGTTCCGTCGCCGTTTGAGAGAAGGAGAGACACTAGCTCATATTCAAGCTG AGGCATTCGCGGTGGTTCGTGAAGCTGCAAAAAGGAAGCTGGGAATGCGCCATTTTGATGTTCAG ATTATTGGAGGAGCAGTGCTCCATGATGGGGCTATTGCAGAGATGAAGACTGGTGAAGGGAAAACCTTGGTTTCCACGTTAGCGGCATATCTTAATGCCTTAACCGGAGAGGGTGTTCATG TGGTAACAGTGAATGATTACTTAGCTCAACGTGATGCTGAGTGGATGGGACGTGTTCACCGTTTTCTAGGTCTTTCTGTTGGCCTTATCCAA AGAGGGATGAAGAGCAAGGAGAGGAGATCTAATTACAGTTGTGATATAACCTATACGAATAATTCA GAACTTGGTTTTGACTATCTTCGAGATAATCTTGCCACTAGTCATGAGCAACTTGTGATGAGATG GCCAAAGTCCTTCCATTTTGCTATAGTTGATGAAGTTGATTCAGTCCTCATCGATGAAGGCAGAAATCCGTTGTTGATAAGTGGTGAG GCTAATAAGGACGCTGCTCGTTACCCTGTTGCTGCTAGAGTAGCTGAGTTGCTTATTAAGGGTCTT CATTATAGCACAGAGCTTAAGGATAATTCTGTGGAGTTAACTGAGGAGGGAATTGCACTCGCTGAGATGGCCCTAGAAACAAGTGACTTGTGGGATGAGAATGATCCATGGGCTAG ATTTGTATTTAATgcgttaaaagccaaggagttTTACAAGCGTGATGTCCAATACATTGTTAGAAATGGGAAGGCTCTTATAATTAATGAG TTGACTGGAAGAGTGGAAGAGAAAAGGCGATGGTCTGACGGAATCCATCAGGCCGTGGAGGCTAAAGAAGGTGTTAAAATTCAG GCTGATTCAGTTGTCGTGGCACAAATTACATATCAATCTCTATTTAAGCTTTATCCAAGGCTCTCAGGGATGACTGGCACTGCAAAAACTGAG gaaaaagaattcttgaagatgTTTCAGGTGCCAGTAATTGAGGTGCCGACAAATTTGCCTAACATTCGTAAAGATTTGCCAATTCAAGCTTTTGCT ACTGCACGAGGAAAATGGGAGTATGTTCGTGAAGAAGTTGAGTTTATGTTTCAATTGGGTCGTCCAGTTTTAGTGGGGACAACAAG TGTTGAAAATTCTGAATACTTGTCTGACTTGCTGAAGGAAAGAAAAATTCCACACAATGTCCTCAATGCCCGTCCCAAG TATGCTGCAAGGGAAGCTGACACTGTTGCACAAGCAGGGAGAAAATATGCAATCACCATATCTACTAACATGGCAGGAAGGGGCACTGACATAATCCTGGGAGGAAATCCAAAG ATGCTTGCGAAAGAAATTTTGGAGGAAAGTATACTTCCATTCCTGACACAAGATATTCCCGAAGTTGATATTCATGGAGAACCAAATTCTCAAAAG GTTCTGTCAAAGATAAAAGTTGGACCGTCATCATTAGCTTTGCTTGCCAAGGCGGCTCTGATGG CTAAGCACATTAGCAAAAATGAGAGCAAGAAATGGTCATATCAAGAGGCAAAGTCTATGATATCTGAATCCATTGAGCTGAGTCAGTCTGTGGAGATAAAAGAGCTACAGAAGCAGGCTGATGAGCAGTCAGAATATTATCCTCTTGGTCCATCCATTGCTCTAACTTATGTATCAGTTCTTGAAGAGTGTGTGTCCCACTGTTTGAATGAAGGGTTAGAAGTGAAAAGGCTCGGGGGGCTTCATGTCATTGGCACTTCTCTGCATGAGTCTAGGAGAATCGATAACCAG CTTCGTGGTAGAGCAGGCAGGCAGGGTGATCCTGGATCAACGCGATTTATGGTGAG TTTGCAAGATGAGATGtttcaaaaatttaactttgacACCGAGTGGGCAGTGAAGCTTATATCCAGGATTACAAATAATGAAGATCTCCCGATAGAAGGTCACGGAATAGTTAACCAG CTTTTGGGTTTACAAATCAATGCTGAGAAATACTTTTTTGGCATACGAAAGAACCTAGTTGAATTCGATGAAGTTCTTGAG GTTCAAAGAAAGCATGTTTACAATCTTCGGCAATTAACTTTAACTGGAGATTTTGAAAGTTGTTCAGAGCAAATTTACAA ATACATGCAAGCAGTGGTGGATGATGTTATCCTTAAGAATGTTAATCCGCAAAAG CACCCAAGTAATTGGTGCTTGGACAAAATATTAGAGGAGTTCAAAGATGTTGCAGGTGAGATATTGAATG ATTCATTTGCTGAGATTGACGAGGAAGCATTACTTAATTCACTTGTACAACTTCAGAAGTTTCAATCCATATCTATTGACAACTTCTCCCTTCCAAGTTTGCCTCCAACTCCAAATTCTTTTAGAGGTATACGTGGAAAGACCTCTTCTTTCAGAAGGTGGCTAGTTATATGCTCTGATGATTCAACCAA GTATGGGAAGTATAGAGAGATGGTTAATTTCCTCCGAAAGTACCTGGGAGATTTCCTCATTGCCAGCTATTTAGATGCCATACAAGAATCTGGATATGATGCTATATATGTAAAGGAAATAGAG